The genome window TGTATACCAGATAGAACTTTTCAATATGCTAAATATTAGAGTACATTTTTAAATTGTGTTTGTGAAAAATGAATATCGGCTGATTTGTCGTTTATCTGTTTTTGAAATCCtcaaaatatcaaaatcaaTATCAGTCTTCAaaatcggtcgggctctaaATATTAGTGAAAGCTAAGCATAATTTTAATTAACTAGGATAATACAAAATATTTGCCtatcatgtaggctatttttgttctgtttttaaGTACCATGAATTGAATACCAGTAAATTGGTATTTGAAATTCAGTCTTTGCTGTCTCTGATTTGATTCCATTGCCTAACATACAGTCTGCGGAAGACACACCTTACCTCACCTTACCTCATTGTGAAATTTCAGGTCTGCCCGGCAGCAGATGGTCATCTTGCTCAGCCCAGCAGTGTTCATCGGGAGCGGCTAACCGTGAAGCAGCATGTCCAATGGGAACGAGTCCTGCATGTTAGGGAATGGCTCCTCCGGCTTCATGTCATGCTTGATTCTACTCTGGGAAGAGTGGGTCGGTGTGGGACACCTGGAGGACTACCTCAGCTACCTAGAGTACCTGCTGTGGGTGTTCACACCCCTGGCCATCGTCTTCATCCTGCCCTTCCTCATCGTGATCCTGCTGTATCTCTCCATACTCTTCCTGCATGTGTATAAGCACAAGAACCAGCTGCGGGAGGCCTATTCCAACAACCTGTGGGATGGCGCAAGGAAAACCTTGGCAACTctctgggatggtcacggagccATATGgcatggtgtgtgcgtgcgtgcgtgtgtctgtgtgtgatgatgatgatgatgacatgtAATACaccatagatagatactgtattgatccaaggggaaattcaagacataCACAAGTCCATAATTGTCAACAGAATAGAGATGTTAATAAATTGGTGAGCTTCCCTATACATTTCTGAATTACTGATAAGCTAATTGTTGGCATCTGTGTCTTTGATCACTTTAGGTTATGAGATCCATGGGTTAGAGAAGATCCCAGATGAAGGAGCTGCCCTTATAGTCTACTACCATGGGGCTATTCCCATTGATTATTACTATTTTCTGGCAAATGTTATCATTCAGAAGGGACGCACCTGTCATTCCGTGGCAGATCACTTCCTGTTCAAGGTTCCTGGtaagtactgtatgtctgtcgtCTTTTAGGGGTATTGGTGATGAAATCCCTGTATACCTATGTGGTCCTCAAAATAGGATTGACCACTACTGTTGTTTTCGTTACCATACTAACTAATATAAGTTATTTAGTGATGTAGAAATAGAACGGTAGTTGTAATGATCTGATGTGCAAAACTGGCCATTTCATTTAAAGGCTGCATCATAAACAGAATACGAATGAGGCCAGTtcaagtggaggaggagaacaaCCCATCTATACAATTTTTCCCTATGCAAATATTTCCACACTCTAGTCATAGCTATGGCCTCTCTAGTTtgtttgccagtgtgtgtgtgtgtgtgtgtgtctgcaggcttCAAGCTGCTGCTGGAGGTGTTCAGTGTGATCCACGGGCCGCAGGAGGAGTGTGTGAAGGCCCTGCGCAGTGGCCACCTGCTGGGCATCTCTCCCGGCGGCGTGCGGGAGGCACTCTTCAGCGACGAGACCTACCCACTGCTCTGGGGCAAGCGCAAGGGCTTTGCTCAAGTGGCCATCGACTCCCAAGTGGTAGGGGAGGCTCCCCATCTCCCATTTTTGATTTctgtaaaatctgtatttttgcTTATCCTTCACACTGTGTTTTCTCTCTGCAGCCAGTAATTCCTATGTTTACACAGAATGTTCGAGAAGGATTTCGCTCTCTTGGAACATTAAGTGAGTAGATTTTCTTGCGGTCATCCACATTTGTCTAGATGTACTagaatgataatgataatgatttgtctttttattgtttgtttcaGAATGTTTCAGATGGTTGTATGAAAGATTTCGCTTCCTGGCTCCTGTGTACGGAGGTTTCCCAGTCAAATTCCGTACTTTTCTCGGTGATCCCATTCCATACGATCCCAAACTTAACGCAGCAGAGTTGGCAGAGAAGGTGAGTTATTTTCTTAGTTTGTATGAATTAAACTGAATCATAATTTGCTTCCCTTTCATAATTATTTGGACATATATCTCTTTGCAGGTGCACGAAGCTGTTCAAGCACTTATAGATCAACACCAAAAAATCCCGGGTAATATTCTTCGAGCTCTTCTAGAGCGTTTCCACAGACGACCGAAAGAAGCCTAGTCACTTCCAATGTATCAGGTCACTTCCTGTGTATCAGGTCATTGTTAATTCAGCACTACAAGTGGACGTTGGCACTAAGGATTGATGTATGTTACTGATATGGCTCAGCAGCACTAACTGGTAGTTGTCTGTGACACAAAGCCACATTTATAATAAGATGTGTCTATAGAGAATCAAAATGACTGCTCAACTagtaataagtgtgtgtgtgtgtgtgtgtgtgtgtgtgtgtgtgtgtgtgtgtgtgtgtgtcatcatttGGAGATTGGTCTTTAATTtatttgcacaatttgctttGTTTAAAGGACCACTGCCAAATTAGTTGATTTTGTGAAAAGCCTTATGTTTATTTTATAAATGTTCAACTTAAAAAGaggtcagtgttttttttttaatggatcTGTGTGAATAACTGAATTGGTGAAAAATGGAACTATAACCGTATTAGTGTGAAATGTATTTGTAAAAAACAGTGTGTTGAATCAAGTTGTTATTTAAATTCATGTTGACTTGATTTGCCCCTCCACCAAAAAAAGTATGATGTAATAAATTCACAATTTTATTTCTATCAGAGGGCACTCAATctcaatgtttaaaaaatgaataaatgtatatttCACAGAGAATCAGTTGTATGATCAAGTTTGCATGTGATCTATTTGTAAATCATCAGTTATATAACAAatatcttattttttttctttatttgacTTACACCACACCTGTAAATGGCATCATGTAGAAATGATAGGGACATATCTATTTTTATCAATCACTGTATTTGACTGCACTACAGTGGTAAAGTGTTTAACTATCATGGTTTATGCTCTGAGACCCCTATGTCTCCTCTAATGCTAATCAATAATGATGCAAGTACAGTAATATTACAGCTTTGTTGTGAAAATGTACATTCCTAATGAACAAGTCTATTTTAATGAGGGGAAATATGGTAATTGTAATGGATATGATCAAggtgtgtttcttttttgaaTTTAGAGCCTAATCCCTTTCTTTGCTCACAATCTATTGTGAGCTGCCCAGAAACAGAACAGCAGAAGGTGGACAGTTTAAAGGACCACCTTTAGCCAGgtgattttaatatgttttgGTCTCTTGTCAGGTGATTTTAATATGGTTTGGTCTCGTCAGAAGCATGCAGCCTCACAGGAGCATGGCAAGTTTGTGATTTTATGATTACTACATGTGACTCGGAAGCACACATTCATTACACTGTGTAAATGTTCACACTTTAATATACATATCACAgaagaaattgtgtgtgtgacgaaAACCTGGTGTTGGCCCTTTTGAATCTTTGCTATTTACTGAAAACCTCAGTGCATTAACAGTAAATCAAGAAATGTTGAAtttaaaacaattaaaacatatttttataaATCTTTTGAGTGTGTTGTCTCTAACTACTACTAATAATGTACCGTAATGTGTGTCATTATATGGCTGCATAAAAGACATGCTGCCCATTACATGAGTTAAAGTTTTATCTTTTTTGAAAATAATGTGCTAAACTGTTGAAGTACTCCTGCACTTGTTCAAATGTAGCCCTTGGTCACCAGTCAGAATTGATTCATATCCCCCTCTGTGCAGAGATGCAAGGCAGAGAAAGGGCAGTGGGTGGTGGAGGCATGCATAGACTGTATGGGATGGGGCAAGGCAACTGGACTGTAAAGCTCATTTTAGTACATGTTAACTAGACAACATTGTCTGTCCCTGCATTACACAGCTGTCAACCTGACACCGTCACATTTCTAGCGCCAGATATAAATGGTATAGACCCAACCACAGAATAGCAACCTAACCTTATAACACCAAACATTTAGTCGGTCCTAAAATAAGATGGTTACATTATACAAGGGTCTGAATGTTGTAAAAGTGTTTTGCCATTTATTTAGCTAATTGTAGTTGATTGTTGATTAAAAAGATATCCAGACGTtgccattttattttttattacattttacattatgtgtgtgtttatgtgtgtgtgttattgaaatGCTCAATTGATAAGGTCTTCCTTGTTTAGTTGCTAGTGCCTGAGGTGGAGTCCCAGCTGGTGACCTGTCCCCCAAACTACTCTTCTTTCTGCTCCATGGCACCAGCACAAAACTCTACATGAGGTGTGCAGTATGCTTACACCACATAGTAGCATTCCTCTGCAGGAACATGGCACGGCATTCACAGAGCCTTTCCAAGGTTACAGCGGGTAACCTCAATGAACTTGGCAGAGGAGTCTGAGAAAATGACCACAGTGTACTTTATTCAATGAATTTTGGTACTTTGTGTTGCATTAGAATCAAATAAAAATTTACAAAAATCCCAATATATACAAAAATGTCATGTTCTTTTTGATTTTACTCATTTAATTTACAATAAAATCTGATTAACATATTTTAATGCATTTGAAGCACTTCAGACTTCCATCACACAATGCAACTTACTCGAAGGACCGATAATAAAcagttttttatattttagtttttttttcatcttttaGTACATCACATACACCACACTATTTTAATCTGTTTTACATCATATGTAACTGCCATCTTGTGGCACTGACCTCTAGTCAATAGACACCCTTCACAATCAGGACTCAGAGAGGAATGTTCTTTTTTTAACGTGtacatttgcatacatttatttacagttaAATAGCCATTTTCAAATTGTCATTGTGAGTTTCATTGCAACTGAAAATACCAAGTACATCTGTACATTATGCTATTACTGTAGATCAAAAGGTACAGAAAACCATCACTTCCAAATTCATCGATTACTGTGCTTTTACTAATGCAGTGGTCAGACTGGCACAGCCATCAGTAAACCATAATGTGATATGGAaattaatacaaaaaaaagacaatGTAGCAATGAAGACTGTGGGATATTACTCATGAGAGAGAACATTATCATTATTGTTATATcataacataaacaaaataaatttaGTTTATAAATTATCTGAATGAATAAGAATGTACCAACACAGCATATGCCTCGTTCTGCTTTCACTGTGAATAGTGGATGGCTCTATCTTTAGAcacatgacagtaggctactgttagtGACCAATGCCAAAATGTGACTAAAAGCTCAAATGGGTTGATAATAAGTTTCTGTGTAGTCATAGCTTTTCAAATTGTCATGATCCTAGGGGACATAGCCATAGCATAAGCACAGTAAATAATATTGATGGAAAAAGCAAGAATGGACTACGATCAGGGAAGTCATTGTCACactttttttactctaaacctACATGCCTCCTACAGGAATATCATACAGTGCCTCTAAATCAGACAAGTGCAGACACATTTCTTAAGGCAAACAAAACTCAGACAAGCAGCTCACATGGTCACAATGTGATTGAATGCTCTTCTCCTGATAACAAAGTGGTTTTGTTTCAGTGAGAGAATCTCTCGTTTAGATCTGTTTCACTGATGATGGTCATAAAATAGGACACCACTGCATGCGTGAAGTCTTTACCGTGTACTCTCCATTGAAGTATACTCTCCATCACAGAAGAGAGATATGCTATGATCACTCTAACAAACACAGTCATTTGAAGGTGAACAGTATTCTGATGAACAAACCATACTGAGGTAGGTATATGCAAAACAATTGCACCGGAATGAAAATGATTTAAAAAACGAAACCATGAAACATGCCCAAAATATAACACCGGAGAGTAACATAAAGAGGATTTGAAGGCATGAACATTGACTGAACCTACTGTATTTCTCCATTTCTGTGATTTCTTGACATTTTGAAATAGTGGTTGCATTTTGAAAAGGTCGTCCAGTCTGCTATCAGGGTGCTTTATCATTTCTTTCCACAGAGCTAAAAGCAGCAGCCTTACCATAGGCTCACATGAATGTGCTTACAAAGTCCTGTGACTGATGTTGCATCAATGTATGATTTATAATGAGTGAATAGGAAATCTTGAGCTTGACTGTGAGCACATACTCTCATCTACACTTGTGCACATTTAACCATCCAACCAGAGATATATATTCCACTACATGAATTCAAAAAGCTGACATCATAGCATCGGTTGAAAAAGGCTGAATTCACAGAACACTGAATGCACTGCATAACAACGGACTGGAAACAAAAGCCCAGGCTATCCCTTGCCTTGGCACGATGACCCAGAGTCCAGTAGGAGCAGCAGAAACATGTGAGGCGGCCTTCACAGGACGACACTGGAAATGAAATCTCAGTGCATTATGTATGAGACGCTGGGCTTGGAGAAGCAATGTCACGACCATGGTAATGACATTCAGAGGCAGAGCCAGAACACACTGGTGCCAAAGCTCAACCTTGCAGCACAAATACACCACTGGCAAGAGCAATAGAAAAAAGAACATTCTTATGTGGAATTATGTGACTAATTATCATGGGGTTTTTCAACATGATGAGTGAGGAAAATCTTGCTGAATATctaatgataaataaatgtgtgACATAAATTGTTTAGAATTTCCACTGTTCTAATTGTGCCATATGctacaaatgaatgaatgtaaccCAATATTTATCATACGGCCAGTTATAGTCCATAACAATCTATGATGAATTTGGAATAACTACAACCAGCATTCTGTTTTCAGGGTTCTCTTCCTCTGTGCTGCACACCTGGACAATTTAGTGTGGTAACCTTAACTAATTAGACAAGACGAGACGAAACAATCTGACGCAAAAACACCATAATCCAAATATGCAGTGAAGGCAAGATTATTCCTACTTGGGTCTAAAACACTAACCACAATCTGCAGCACCACCTGAGCCCTGAACTGCCACTGGTTCAGGGGCTAGTGGGTGATCCCTGTAAACTGATGCTTTCACACCGACTGCCCCAACACACCATCCTCCCCAGCTCTGATGGTTGCGCCACATTATTTAAGAGACCACAGTCCACAGAAATAAAGCAGTGAGCACCAGAAAAAAAGGAATTGAAAAATGACTGATATTGATTTATTTCTCTAGGATTCGGTCGATCTGATTGAAGTGCTGTCATTCTGTATCTTGGGTGGCTAGATGAATCTGACAGATCTGGACAATGGTCTGATGGTTGTGGATGTGAGAACATGAAAAAAGACTTTATcaaaaactatttattttgattAGTAAAACGAAAGTGGAGTAGTAAAAACGAAGTAAAATAATtaaggtcttttttttttttaaactcattaaTTGCACAATGTACATCTatttaaatgaatgtattttGTACAGTTCAATGATATCAAATGGTGAAAAACTGAAAATGCCTATGAAAAAGCAAAGGATTTGAATGAACAGTGAAGTAAATGTTGGTTGCAGACTTCAGTAACATCTGTCCGATCAATCTCTA of Alosa sapidissima isolate fAloSap1 chromosome 1, fAloSap1.pri, whole genome shotgun sequence contains these proteins:
- the tmem68 gene encoding transmembrane protein 68 yields the protein MSNGNESCMLGNGSSGFMSCLILLWEEWVGVGHLEDYLSYLEYLLWVFTPLAIVFILPFLIVILLYLSILFLHVYKHKNQLREAYSNNLWDGARKTLATLWDGHGAIWHGYEIHGLEKIPDEGAALIVYYHGAIPIDYYYFLANVIIQKGRTCHSVADHFLFKVPGFKLLLEVFSVIHGPQEECVKALRSGHLLGISPGGVREALFSDETYPLLWGKRKGFAQVAIDSQVPVIPMFTQNVREGFRSLGTLKCFRWLYERFRFLAPVYGGFPVKFRTFLGDPIPYDPKLNAAELAEKVHEAVQALIDQHQKIPGNILRALLERFHRRPKEA